One part of the Salinivirga cyanobacteriivorans genome encodes these proteins:
- a CDS encoding type II toxin-antitoxin system RelE/ParE family toxin, which produces MVTNKQLPVIWDKEAKTQLKKAYNKILKESYQGAITVRDGILDTVDKIQEQPHRYPADKFKTNNKGNYRAFELYNYRVAYKITDENIQILRVRHVKREPLEY; this is translated from the coding sequence ATGGTAACAAATAAACAATTGCCTGTTATATGGGACAAAGAGGCAAAAACCCAATTAAAGAAAGCCTATAATAAAATATTAAAAGAATCTTACCAAGGCGCAATCACTGTAAGAGATGGTATTTTAGATACAGTTGATAAAATACAGGAACAACCACATAGATATCCGGCAGATAAGTTCAAAACTAACAATAAAGGTAACTATAGAGCTTTTGAATTGTATAATTACAGGGTTGCATATAAAATTACTGATGAAAATATCCAGATTTTAAGAGTTCGTCATGTAAAACGAGAACCTTTGGAATATTAG
- a CDS encoding tyrosine-type recombinase/integrase, which translates to MNQHFRKYLVEKGFAISTAGDYSSFIEKRFKLYLYELSLSVEGFDNEQLMQYIRYRKGQNIQAKTINLELKKISYYLNFKGVPNVAETVRLKGVQRTVPHDLFTQKQLNEMYQKFPESRNHWTHENTLKTYHVVLGLKIYQGLQISELVKLEINHLQLDKGKIYIPSTRRTNKRILELKPFQILPLHEYLLTERKSLNEDIEGNYLFHKKRLIRGMSRIKAMINRYEPRLKNIAQIRASVITNWLQHYNLREVQYMAGHKYVSSTERYRTDNLEDLQKELEKYHPLK; encoded by the coding sequence ATGAATCAGCATTTTAGAAAATACCTGGTTGAAAAAGGCTTTGCCATAAGCACGGCCGGTGATTACAGTTCTTTCATTGAAAAGCGGTTTAAACTTTATTTGTATGAACTATCTCTTTCAGTTGAAGGTTTTGATAATGAGCAATTAATGCAGTACATCCGCTATCGAAAAGGCCAAAACATACAAGCAAAAACCATCAATTTAGAGTTAAAGAAAATATCTTACTATTTAAATTTTAAAGGCGTACCGAACGTTGCAGAAACTGTTAGGTTAAAAGGCGTACAGCGCACGGTACCGCACGATCTGTTTACCCAAAAACAGCTCAATGAAATGTACCAAAAGTTCCCCGAAAGCCGCAACCACTGGACGCACGAAAATACGTTGAAAACCTATCATGTTGTTTTGGGATTAAAAATATACCAGGGCTTACAGATCTCCGAACTGGTAAAATTGGAAATCAATCATTTACAATTGGACAAAGGCAAAATTTATATCCCATCGACCCGACGAACCAATAAACGTATTTTAGAGCTAAAGCCCTTTCAAATACTGCCCTTGCACGAATATCTTTTAACAGAAAGAAAGTCTTTAAATGAAGATATTGAAGGAAACTATTTGTTCCACAAAAAACGATTGATCCGGGGAATGTCGAGAATAAAAGCAATGATAAACCGCTACGAACCACGGTTAAAAAACATAGCACAAATCAGGGCATCGGTCATTACAAATTGGTTGCAACATTACAATTTACGGGAAGTGCAATACATGGCCGGACACAAGTACGTAAGCAGCACAGAGCGTTACAGAACGGACAATTTAGAAGATCTGCAGAAAGAGTTAGAAAAATATCATCCGTTGAAATGA
- a CDS encoding tyrosine-type recombinase/integrase — protein sequence METLNYNPHTVKLGYWNTKEFLSFLEQNQTNHFRNFKTGQIKSYLDYLQHRPNCNRSGSLSAGYINKHITTLRLLSKYLQLTGVANIAIKPELLKTTETATYLTKPEIQALYKAAKDRDNLYRQRDTAMLGIYYGCGLRASEGAALNISDLLFDKNLLYVRQGKGYRQRYIPMGRQVKADLQEYIFHQRNELLNRQKNEALLLSRRGKRWSRQGMYNRLQLLKNQTNDEKLKQKTFGLHILRHSIATHLLQDGMRLENIALFLGHKSIESTQKYTHLVNESAF from the coding sequence TTGGAAACACTGAATTACAACCCCCACACGGTAAAACTCGGCTATTGGAACACAAAGGAATTTTTATCTTTTCTGGAGCAAAACCAAACGAACCATTTTAGAAACTTTAAAACCGGGCAAATAAAAAGCTACCTGGATTATTTGCAGCACCGCCCCAACTGCAACCGATCGGGCAGCCTGAGTGCAGGTTACATCAACAAACACATTACCACGCTGCGGCTTTTGAGTAAATATCTACAACTCACAGGAGTGGCCAACATCGCCATTAAACCCGAACTGCTGAAAACAACAGAAACCGCCACATATCTGACCAAACCGGAAATACAAGCTTTGTACAAAGCTGCAAAAGACCGGGATAATTTATACCGCCAAAGAGATACGGCCATGCTCGGGATCTATTACGGTTGCGGGTTACGGGCAAGCGAAGGCGCAGCGCTGAACATCAGCGATCTGCTTTTTGATAAGAATTTACTCTACGTCAGACAAGGAAAAGGCTACAGGCAGCGTTACATTCCCATGGGCAGGCAGGTTAAAGCCGATCTGCAGGAATACATTTTCCATCAACGAAATGAACTTTTAAACAGGCAAAAAAACGAGGCGTTGCTTTTGAGCCGTCGCGGAAAGCGGTGGAGCCGGCAAGGCATGTACAACCGTTTGCAACTACTGAAAAACCAAACAAACGACGAAAAACTAAAACAGAAAACCTTTGGGCTGCACATTTTACGGCACTCCATTGCCACGCATCTTTTACAGGACGGCATGCGGTTAGAAAACATTGCTTTGTTTCTTGGACACAAATCAATAGAGAGTACACAAAAATATACTCATTTAGTCAATGAATCAGCATTTTAG
- a CDS encoding CHC2 zinc finger domain-containing protein, whose product MQIPDIKKRLPIMSVLAHYGIKMNKNDHIKCPFHKDDKPSCKIYTDTNTYNCFGCGKTGDVIQFIQDKENCNKHTALKKAAELAGEQIKNTDVMSPDSYRGASSKDKTEVMGISSGKASVKEAENFAELFNRQKEGLPRSPKAQEYLRNRCLEQLQEVGYNSGVNWKKLKQCITFPLKDKNGNIVSLYGRRITESNGHNAEFGKHYYTENRKGLYPHYPDKHTETLIITEAIIDAATLQLSIENNQYSILAAYGTNGLTAEHKAAISQLSNLQEVIFFFDGDTAGKQGATKYSEELRKDKACLVSTVTTPDGEDINSLFVNYGKEAILQLIEERQPVDLKASQLSNNLTIKQYSNQTKAATAAVQTVHALSPLKTDIPNKIIHQTPTARYIIKGSLPKTFDRMLVSLDVQHPETGIKYRCRLDLYEEKQTRKEAREASEKLDLRSDLVENDLSQLTDLLEEYRDNQLQQSTEENSNDKALRLPEQAKCKAFLQKEDLIQNLNELIGQSGIVGEENNRLFLFIIGTSHKMKDTLHALIQGSSGSGKTHLLSKIAALMPPERVVKFTRVTENSFYNYDEYFFRNKLICLEDIDGLKEEALFAWRELISNEQLSSSTSQKDENGNIRSAQRIVRGPMASICATTHGQIYEDNMSRMFIVAVDESSEQTQKIMNYQSKTASGTIEKKLEVEAKEFLQNSIRMLKPLKVINPYADKIKLPPQAHKIRRLHELFLSFVKQVTLIHQYQRKRDGQGRVITEPEDLKTAVEIMFDSIFLKVDELDGSLRQFFEQLKAYVLAKENPQNYEFMQREIRHALNLNKTQLFRYLNELMELEYLQQSGGYANRGFKYKIIYWDNVTKLRSEIKAYLFGQIEKLAFQSVGTPVGTPENYIKN is encoded by the coding sequence ATGCAAATCCCCGACATCAAAAAACGGCTACCTATAATGAGTGTTTTGGCGCATTACGGCATTAAAATGAATAAGAACGACCATATTAAATGCCCGTTCCATAAGGACGACAAACCCAGCTGCAAGATTTATACAGACACTAACACTTACAACTGCTTTGGCTGCGGAAAAACAGGCGATGTGATACAGTTTATCCAGGACAAAGAAAATTGCAATAAGCACACAGCGTTGAAAAAAGCTGCAGAACTAGCAGGAGAACAAATAAAAAATACCGATGTAATGAGCCCCGATAGCTATCGGGGTGCATCATCAAAGGACAAAACTGAAGTTATGGGGATTTCTTCAGGTAAGGCTAGCGTGAAGGAGGCCGAAAACTTTGCCGAGCTATTTAACAGGCAAAAAGAAGGCCTCCCACGCAGCCCCAAAGCACAAGAATATTTGAGAAACCGCTGCTTAGAACAATTACAAGAAGTTGGCTACAATAGCGGTGTAAACTGGAAAAAACTCAAACAGTGCATCACCTTCCCATTGAAAGACAAAAACGGGAATATCGTAAGCCTGTACGGCAGAAGAATCACCGAAAGCAACGGCCATAACGCAGAATTTGGCAAACACTACTACACCGAAAACCGGAAAGGACTTTATCCACACTACCCTGACAAACACACTGAAACCCTGATAATCACCGAGGCCATCATAGATGCAGCCACACTTCAATTATCAATAGAAAATAATCAATATTCAATTTTAGCCGCTTACGGCACCAACGGCCTAACCGCCGAACACAAAGCAGCCATAAGCCAATTATCCAACCTGCAAGAAGTAATCTTTTTCTTTGATGGTGATACAGCCGGAAAACAGGGAGCAACAAAATACAGCGAAGAACTGCGTAAAGACAAGGCATGCCTTGTCTCAACAGTAACAACTCCCGACGGCGAAGACATCAACAGCCTTTTTGTAAACTACGGCAAAGAAGCCATTTTACAACTCATCGAAGAACGGCAGCCTGTGGATCTAAAAGCCTCTCAATTATCTAACAATTTAACAATAAAACAATATAGCAATCAAACAAAAGCGGCCACCGCCGCCGTACAGACAGTCCACGCCCTGTCACCATTAAAAACCGATATTCCCAACAAGATCATCCACCAAACCCCCACCGCCCGCTACATCATCAAAGGCAGCCTGCCGAAAACCTTCGATCGCATGCTGGTGAGTTTGGACGTGCAGCACCCGGAAACGGGGATAAAATACCGCTGCCGACTGGATCTGTACGAAGAAAAACAAACCCGGAAAGAAGCCCGTGAAGCATCGGAAAAACTGGACTTGCGCAGTGATTTGGTGGAAAACGATCTATCTCAATTAACCGATTTACTGGAAGAATACAGAGATAATCAACTGCAACAATCCACCGAAGAAAACTCAAACGACAAAGCTTTAAGGTTGCCGGAACAAGCCAAATGCAAAGCCTTTCTGCAGAAAGAAGATTTAATACAAAACTTAAACGAATTGATCGGCCAAAGCGGCATCGTGGGCGAAGAAAACAACCGTTTGTTTTTGTTTATTATCGGTACGAGCCATAAAATGAAAGATACGCTACATGCTTTAATACAAGGCAGTTCGGGCAGCGGAAAGACGCACCTTTTGAGCAAGATAGCGGCACTGATGCCACCGGAACGGGTGGTGAAATTTACCAGGGTTACCGAAAATAGTTTTTACAATTACGATGAATACTTTTTTAGAAATAAACTGATCTGTTTGGAAGACATTGACGGGTTGAAAGAAGAAGCCTTGTTTGCCTGGCGCGAGCTGATCAGTAACGAACAACTTAGCAGCAGCACCAGCCAGAAAGACGAAAACGGAAACATACGCAGCGCACAGCGTATTGTTCGTGGCCCGATGGCTTCGATATGCGCCACCACGCACGGACAAATTTATGAAGACAACATGAGCCGTATGTTTATTGTGGCCGTTGATGAAAGCAGCGAGCAAACCCAAAAGATCATGAACTACCAAAGCAAAACCGCCAGCGGAACGATAGAAAAAAAGCTGGAAGTTGAAGCAAAGGAATTTTTGCAAAACAGCATCCGCATGTTAAAGCCGCTGAAAGTAATCAACCCCTATGCCGACAAGATAAAACTACCACCGCAAGCCCATAAAATAAGGCGTTTACACGAACTGTTTTTGAGTTTTGTAAAACAAGTGACCTTAATCCACCAATACCAACGAAAGCGAGATGGACAAGGCCGGGTAATCACCGAACCCGAAGACCTGAAAACAGCCGTAGAGATCATGTTCGACAGTATTTTTTTGAAAGTGGACGAGTTGGATGGCTCCTTGCGGCAGTTCTTTGAGCAGCTGAAAGCCTACGTTTTGGCAAAAGAAAACCCGCAGAACTATGAGTTCATGCAACGGGAAATCCGGCATGCACTGAACCTGAACAAGACACAGCTTTTTCGTTACCTCAATGAATTAATGGAACTAGAATACCTGCAACAATCGGGCGGCTATGCTAACCGTGGGTTTAAGTACAAAATAATCTATTGGGACAATGTCACCAAGCTTCGAAGCGAAATAAAAGCGTACCTGTTCGGCCAAATTGAAAAGCTGGCGTTCCAAAGCGTTGGAACACCAGTTGGAACGCCAGAAAATTACATAAAAAACTAA
- a CDS encoding helix-turn-helix domain-containing protein, giving the protein MLDIGNKIIQLRKQHNLSQSDLAKKIGASRTIVGNYERNTNTPSIEILVKIAKVFNVSVDYLVGEGKLSTYDKEVLKRIEDIEQLDPETRNKLFFLIDNVIQNFKTKQAFR; this is encoded by the coding sequence ATGTTAGACATCGGAAACAAAATAATACAACTCAGGAAGCAACACAACCTTTCTCAATCTGACCTGGCCAAGAAAATTGGCGCATCGCGCACGATTGTTGGAAACTACGAACGGAACACCAATACCCCGTCTATTGAAATATTGGTGAAAATTGCCAAAGTCTTTAATGTTTCGGTAGATTACCTTGTGGGCGAAGGAAAACTCTCCACCTACGACAAAGAAGTGCTAAAACGCATCGAAGATATTGAACAACTCGACCCCGAAACTCGCAATAAACTCTTCTTCTTGATCGACAACGTTATTCAAAACTTTAAAACCAAACAGGCCTTTAGGTAA
- a CDS encoding helix-turn-helix domain-containing protein has product MKTNDKTNSGTNPKTINELFDGKYGKKGTESRKNFEQKAEAYMVAELVKESRKKAHLTQQQLAEKLNVKRAYISKIERASSDVRISTLRRIIETGLGGKLHVSVEL; this is encoded by the coding sequence ATGAAGACAAACGATAAAACCAACAGCGGAACTAATCCGAAAACAATTAATGAACTTTTTGACGGGAAGTATGGTAAAAAAGGAACAGAAAGCCGTAAAAACTTCGAACAAAAAGCCGAAGCGTATATGGTTGCAGAATTGGTGAAAGAATCACGCAAGAAAGCGCATTTGACCCAACAGCAACTGGCTGAAAAGCTGAATGTAAAGAGAGCTTACATATCCAAAATTGAAAGAGCTTCAAGTGATGTTAGAATTTCTACTTTACGGAGAATTATTGAAACCGGATTAGGTGGTAAACTTCACGTAAGTGTAGAACTCTAA
- a CDS encoding IS256 family transposase — translation MMFTKKQTEEVLSKFISRENGLHDVMEMVLNAMMYSEREAFLSGAKSNKGNGYRPLSALGHGHQLELQVPRDRLSQFTPKILAIFREQESYLKEVSFKLYSKGLTTRDISSVMDTIYGGHYSKSKISDISTSFYDQMQAWRNRELDSHYLALYIDGLHVKLKRGNKYETECFYIILGLREDFKREVISIVNFPVESANSWEIIFDQIKARGIETVGIIISDALSGIDKSIAKKFSCPHQKCILHLQRNLLSYVRMSDKKEVANDFREVLSAADPHHNKAIAVSKFKEFKEKWRKKYRSFGQYLDNLDIYPYLTFLDYDVRIRRMLYTTNWIERFNKSARRTLKIRGALPSEEAVLSLITSVAKEQTEGHYSYPIYNFRYEEKLLANKY, via the coding sequence ATGATGTTTACAAAGAAACAAACAGAAGAAGTATTAAGCAAGTTTATTTCACGAGAAAATGGTCTTCATGATGTAATGGAGATGGTCTTAAATGCAATGATGTATTCAGAACGGGAAGCCTTTCTGTCAGGAGCAAAAAGCAACAAGGGAAATGGTTACAGACCCCTAAGTGCCTTAGGTCATGGACACCAACTTGAGCTGCAAGTCCCTAGAGATCGCTTAAGTCAATTTACTCCAAAAATATTAGCTATATTTCGAGAACAAGAATCTTACTTAAAAGAAGTCTCCTTTAAGCTATATTCAAAAGGTTTAACCACGCGTGATATATCCTCAGTCATGGATACCATTTATGGCGGACATTATAGTAAAAGTAAGATTAGTGATATTAGTACCAGTTTTTATGATCAAATGCAAGCATGGAGAAACAGAGAACTGGACTCCCATTATCTTGCACTTTATATTGACGGCCTTCATGTAAAATTAAAAAGAGGAAATAAATATGAAACAGAATGTTTTTATATCATTCTTGGCTTGCGTGAAGATTTTAAGCGAGAAGTCATATCTATCGTTAATTTTCCCGTAGAATCAGCTAATTCATGGGAAATAATATTTGATCAAATCAAAGCAAGAGGAATAGAGACTGTTGGTATTATAATATCAGACGCTCTAAGCGGTATTGATAAGAGCATAGCAAAAAAATTTAGTTGCCCGCATCAGAAATGCATTTTACACTTGCAACGTAACCTATTAAGTTATGTCCGCATGAGTGATAAAAAAGAGGTTGCTAATGACTTTAGAGAAGTTCTCAGTGCTGCTGATCCGCACCATAACAAAGCTATAGCTGTGTCAAAATTTAAAGAATTTAAAGAAAAATGGCGAAAGAAATACAGGTCTTTTGGGCAATATCTTGATAACCTGGATATTTACCCATATTTAACCTTTTTAGATTACGATGTCAGAATACGTCGTATGCTTTATACGACCAACTGGATAGAGCGATTTAATAAAAGCGCCAGAAGAACATTGAAAATAAGAGGTGCATTACCATCTGAAGAGGCAGTTCTATCACTGATAACAAGTGTGGCAAAAGAACAAACAGAGGGTCATTACTCATATCCTATTTATAATTTTAGATATGAAGAAAAACTATTAGCAAACAAATATTAA
- a CDS encoding type II toxin-antitoxin system RelE/ParE family toxin has product MRILEPYKDYFWEFYNPLPQKVKDKVDYILQIIISMQRIPTKFFRHLEDGIYEIRIEVGSNIYRVFTFFDDNKLVILLHGFQKKTQKTPRKDIPSKKVCLKHMVPNYY; this is encoded by the coding sequence ATGAGAATACTTGAACCATACAAAGATTATTTTTGGGAGTTTTATAATCCGCTCCCACAAAAGGTTAAGGACAAAGTTGATTATATTTTGCAAATTATAATATCGATGCAAAGAATACCAACGAAGTTCTTTAGACACCTGGAAGATGGAATTTATGAAATTAGAATCGAAGTTGGAAGTAATATTTACCGGGTATTTACCTTTTTCGATGATAATAAACTGGTGATTTTACTGCATGGTTTTCAGAAGAAAACGCAGAAAACACCGCGAAAAGACATACCGTCCAAAAAAGTGTGTCTAAAACACATGGTTCCCAACTATTATTAG
- a CDS encoding tyrosine-type recombinase/integrase, with protein sequence MNQHFRKYLVEKGFAISTAGDYSSFIEKKFKLYLHELSLSTESFDNEQLMQYIRHRKGQNIQAKTINLELKKISYYLEFKGMPNVAENVRLKGVQRKIPHDLFTQKQLDEIYKTFPECRNHWTHENTLKTYHIILGLKIYQGLQTCELAKLETSHLQLDKGKIYVPSTRRTNKRILELKPFQVLPLHEYLLSEGKFLKDEIEGSYLFHKKRLFRGMSRIKKMINRYEPRLKNMAQIRASVITNWLQHYNLREVQHMAGHKYVSSTERYRTDNLEDLQKELEKYHPLK encoded by the coding sequence ATGAATCAGCATTTTAGAAAATACCTGGTTGAAAAAGGCTTTGCCATAAGCACGGCCGGTGATTACAGTTCTTTCATTGAAAAGAAGTTTAAGCTGTATTTACATGAACTATCTCTTTCAACTGAAAGCTTTGATAATGAGCAATTAATGCAGTACATCCGCCACCGAAAAGGCCAAAACATACAGGCAAAAACCATCAACTTAGAACTAAAGAAAATATCTTACTATTTAGAATTTAAAGGGATGCCCAACGTTGCAGAAAACGTCCGATTAAAAGGCGTACAGCGCAAAATACCGCACGATCTTTTTACCCAAAAGCAGCTCGATGAAATTTATAAAACGTTCCCCGAATGCCGCAATCACTGGACGCACGAAAACACCTTGAAAACCTATCACATCATTTTAGGATTAAAAATTTACCAGGGCCTGCAAACCTGCGAACTGGCAAAGCTTGAAACCAGCCATTTACAACTGGATAAAGGCAAAATATACGTTCCATCGACCCGACGAACAAATAAACGTATTTTGGAGTTAAAACCCTTTCAAGTACTACCCTTGCACGAATATCTTTTATCCGAAGGAAAGTTTTTAAAAGATGAAATCGAAGGAAGCTATTTGTTTCATAAAAAACGCTTATTCCGGGGAATGTCAAGAATCAAAAAGATGATAAACAGGTACGAACCACGGTTAAAAAACATGGCACAAATCAGGGCATCGGTCATTACAAACTGGTTGCAGCATTATAATTTGAGAGAAGTGCAACACATGGCCGGACACAAGTATGTAAGCAGCACAGAGCGTTACAGGACGGACAATTTAGAAGATCTGCAAAAGGAGTTAGAAAAATATCATCCGTTGAAGTAA
- a CDS encoding tyrosine-type recombinase/integrase, with amino-acid sequence MFLSENFRKWLETLNYNPHTVKLGYWNTKEFLSFLEQNQTNHLKHFRNEQIKNYLDYLQHRPNCNRSGSLSAGYINKHITTLRLLSKYLQLTGVANIAIKPELLKTTETATYLTKPEIQALYKAAKDRDNLYRQRDTAMLGIYYGCGLRASEGAALNISDLLFDKKLLYVRQGKGYRQRYVPISKQVKADLQEYIFNQRNELLTGKKSEALLLGRRGERWSVQGIYNRLQLLKSQTTNEELKQKNFGLHILRHSIATHLLQDGMRLENIALFLGHKSIESTQKYTHLVNESAF; translated from the coding sequence GTGTTTTTATCCGAAAACTTCCGAAAGTGGCTGGAAACACTAAATTACAACCCACATACGGTAAAACTCGGCTATTGGAACACAAAGGAATTTTTATCTTTTCTGGAGCAAAACCAAACGAACCACCTAAAGCACTTTAGAAACGAACAAATAAAAAACTACCTGGATTATTTGCAACACCGCCCCAACTGCAACCGATCGGGCAGCCTGAGTGCAGGTTACATCAACAAACACATTACCACGCTGCGGCTTTTGAGTAAATATCTACAACTCACAGGAGTGGCCAACATCGCCATTAAACCCGAACTGCTGAAAACAACAGAAACCGCCACATATCTGACCAAACCGGAAATACAAGCTTTGTACAAAGCTGCAAAAGACCGGGATAATTTATACCGCCAAAGAGATACGGCCATGCTCGGGATTTATTACGGTTGCGGATTACGGGCAAGCGAAGGTGCAGCACTGAACATCAGCGATCTGCTTTTTGACAAAAAACTGTTGTATGTCAGGCAGGGAAAAGGCTACAGGCAGCGTTACGTTCCCATAAGCAAACAGGTCAAAGCCGATCTGCAGGAATACATTTTCAATCAAAGAAATGAACTTTTAACCGGAAAGAAAAGTGAAGCGCTCTTGTTGGGCAGACGTGGCGAACGATGGAGTGTTCAGGGCATTTACAACCGATTGCAATTATTAAAAAGTCAGACTACTAATGAAGAACTAAAACAAAAAAACTTTGGGCTGCACATTTTACGGCACTCCATTGCCACGCATCTTTTACAGGACGGCATGCGGTTAGAAAACATTGCTTTGTTTCTTGGACACAAATCAATAGAGAGTACACAAAAATATACTCATTTAGTCAATGAATCAGCATTTTAG